Proteins found in one Enterococcus sp. 9D6_DIV0238 genomic segment:
- a CDS encoding rhodanese-like domain-containing protein — protein MNVLWIINIVLATILLAMGLNELYLRIMAKRSAKTITEAEFKEGMRKAQIIDVREKDSFDAGHILGARNMPYTTIKTTLNSIRKDQPVYLYDQKKSLSIRTANQLRKNGFSDVYILKGGYEGWTGKTKKKNM, from the coding sequence ATGAACGTTTTATGGATTATTAATATTGTTTTAGCAACGATTTTACTAGCAATGGGATTAAATGAGTTATATCTGCGAATTATGGCGAAACGTTCTGCCAAAACGATCACAGAAGCAGAATTTAAAGAAGGCATGAGAAAAGCACAGATCATTGATGTCCGCGAAAAAGATTCTTTCGATGCAGGTCATATTCTTGGTGCGCGTAATATGCCTTATACAACGATCAAAACGACATTGAATTCGATTCGTAAAGACCAACCAGTTTATCTTTATGATCAGAAAAAATCATTGAGTATCCGTACAGCGAACCAATTACGTAAAAATGGCTTTAGCGATGTCTATATTTTAAAGGGCGGCTATGAAGGCTGGACTGGTAAAACGAAGAAGAAAAATATGTAA
- a CDS encoding YqgQ family protein: METLYDVQQLFKQFGIYIYVGARIYDIELMMIELKNIYESRLIDKDTYLHARSVLQREHRIEESRATEKGTE; the protein is encoded by the coding sequence ATGGAAACGTTATACGATGTGCAGCAGTTATTTAAACAATTCGGGATCTATATTTATGTTGGTGCGAGAATCTATGATATCGAGCTGATGATGATCGAATTGAAAAATATTTATGAAAGTCGTTTGATCGACAAAGACACCTATCTTCATGCAAGAAGTGTCTTGCAAAGAGAACATCGAATTGAAGAAAGCAGAGCAACTGAGAAAGGAACCGAGTAA
- a CDS encoding ROK family glucokinase, translating to MDKKLIGIDLGGTTIKFAILTVDGEIQQKWSIETNIQEEGSHIVPDIIESINHRLSLYGMKHEDFVGIGMGTPGSVDIEKGTVVGAYNLNWTKKQMVKTQIEEATGIPFVLDNDANVAALGERWKGAGENNPDVVFITLGTGVGGGIIAEGNLLHGVNGCAGEIGHVTVDPGGFECTCGKRGCLETVSSATGVVRVARHMSEEYAGDSKLKQAIDDGQDVSSKDVFDYAQADDPFGLMVVDRVCYFLGLAVGNVGNTLNPSSVVIGGGVSAAGEFLRSRVQAYFEEFTFPEVRNSTQVKLAQLGNEAGVIGAASLALQFMEKQ from the coding sequence ATGGACAAGAAACTGATAGGGATTGATTTAGGCGGGACAACGATTAAGTTTGCGATTTTGACTGTAGACGGTGAGATTCAGCAAAAATGGAGCATCGAAACAAATATTCAAGAAGAAGGCAGTCATATCGTGCCGGATATTATTGAATCGATCAATCATCGTCTGTCGCTTTATGGAATGAAACATGAAGATTTTGTTGGCATCGGCATGGGAACTCCAGGCAGTGTCGACATTGAAAAAGGAACAGTTGTAGGGGCTTATAATCTCAACTGGACCAAAAAACAGATGGTCAAAACACAGATCGAAGAAGCAACAGGAATCCCTTTTGTTTTAGATAATGATGCCAATGTAGCTGCTTTAGGCGAACGTTGGAAGGGAGCCGGCGAAAATAATCCTGATGTTGTGTTTATCACACTTGGAACTGGCGTCGGTGGCGGAATCATCGCAGAAGGTAACTTACTGCATGGGGTGAACGGCTGTGCTGGTGAAATCGGACATGTTACCGTAGATCCTGGTGGTTTTGAATGTACATGTGGAAAACGTGGCTGTTTAGAAACTGTTTCAAGTGCAACTGGAGTTGTGCGTGTTGCCCGCCATATGTCGGAAGAATATGCAGGTGATTCTAAGCTGAAACAAGCAATCGACGATGGACAAGATGTCTCAAGTAAAGATGTCTTTGACTATGCACAGGCAGATGATCCTTTTGGTCTGATGGTCGTTGATCGTGTTTGTTACTTTTTAGGGCTAGCGGTTGGAAATGTCGGAAATACCTTAAATCCATCTAGTGTTGTTATTGGCGGTGGTGTTTCTGCGGCAGGGGAATTTTTACGTAGCCGCGTCCAAGCTTATTTTGAAGAGTTTACTTTTCCTGAGGTTCGCAACAGCACACAGGTCAAACTAGCACAATTAGGGAATGAAGCCGGTGTTATCGGTGCAGCTTCTTTAGCTTTACAATTTATGGAGAAACAGTAA